In Leishmania donovani BPK282A1 complete genome, chromosome 35, the following are encoded in one genomic region:
- a CDS encoding proteophosphoglycan ppg3, putative yields the protein MTLQHLLAQRARRTPKRQWHPAVPGLMIVAVTVLGSFVSGATAAPPPIMGGKPAVLIEKVVDCTGRDTIPFYTVEQQANTSAFLAEFPYTIAALSKTWVCRNFCEWDGVHCSAEGVEVRLDSRQLVGRLPEVPTAVDVEQVMVTRFAVEGEGDGIKSQLPKSWRKLEQLKSLELSLDYRSSASKSSEVQNTVRTVRTMTDTASRTELDRCFIPRNAENVSLYSNRMSGTLPPNLPICNPKMKYLYLHNNTGLEGTIPKEWGSWTSLQIINIELTNLCGCPPKEWATFNPSVIVLAEDRITNPDLCKVSCKDSSSSSSPELECDGPIPFYTPTQQAHTRNFLEAFKYTITDLQPLWTCTNFCVWEYVHCTPAGVAVEITGTEFFGSVPEVPAD from the coding sequence ATGAcgctccagcacctcctcgctcAACGGGCGCGTCGCACGCCGAAGCGGCAATGGCACCCTGCGGTGCCCGGGCTGATGATAGTAGCCGTTACTGTTCTGGGTAGCTTCGTTAGCggtgccacagcagcacccccACCCATTATGGGTGGGAAACCTGCCGTCCTCATAGAGAAGGTAGTCGACTGCACCGGGCGTGACACCATCCCGTTTTATACAGTCGAACAGCAGGCGAACACGTCGGCGTTCCTGGCTGAGTTCCCCTACACTATCGCCGCTCTCAGCAAGACGTGGGTGTGCCGTAACTTCTGCGAGTGGGATGGCGTGCATTGCTCTGCGGAGGGTGTTGAGGTGCGCCTTGATTCACGACAACTTGTCGGCCGGCTGCCAGAGGTGCCCACGGCCGTAGATGTCGAGCAGGTGATGGTAACGCGCTTCGCTGTCGAGGGCGAAGGCGATGGCATCAAGAGTCAGCTGCCAAAGAGCTGGAGGAAACTCGAGCAGCTCAAGTCTCTGGAGCTCAGTCTAGACTACAGATCGTCTGCCTCGAAATCATCTGAAGTCCAGAATACCGTCCGCACGGTGAGAACTATGACTGACACCGCCAGTAGAACGGAACTGGACAGGTGCTTCATTCCCCGCAACGCGGAAAACGTGTCACTCTACAGCAACCGCATGAGTGGAACCCTTCCACCTAATCTGCCCATCTGTAATCCGAAGATGAAGTACCTTTACCTCCATAATAACACCGGTCTCGAAGGAACCATCCCGAAAGAATGGGGGAGCTGGACTAGTCTCCAAATTATCAATATTGAGCTCACAAACTTGTGCGGCTGCCCTCCAAAGGAGTGGGCTACCTTCAACCCCTCAGTCATAGTTCTAGCGGAGGACAGAATAACCAACCCAGATCTCTGCAAGGTAAGCTGcaaggacagcagcagcagcagcagccctgaACTGGAGTGTGATGGCCCCATCCCGTTTTACACACCAACTcagcaagcgcacacgcggaaCTTCCTTGAGGCGTTCAAGTACACAATTACAGACTTGCAGCCTCTGTGGACGTGCACGAACTTCTGTGTCTGGGAGTATGTGCACTGCACGCCTGCGGGTGTGGCAGTGGAGATCACTGGAACAGAGTTTTTCGGTTCTGTTCCGGAGGTGCCTGCCGATG